The nucleotide window GAGTTGTTAAAGCGATGAAACAAGAGGTTACATGTTTAAATGTACGTGATCAACACTCACTTCATAAAATTCATGTTGAAACGGTCAAGCAACACCGtggagaaaaaaacaaaacgtctatatctatatatacatcATCTTTTTAGAGACCTAAGGATTCTATAAACCAATGAAGCAATTGGTCTCATCAAGTATAAGTCGTAAACTACAAGTTAACGTTACATCCTTGTCAAATTCAACTTTACACATCATACTACTTGAGCAAACATTGTTAAGAGAAACttgcaaattaaaaaaaatgattataatAACTTCTAATTAAATTATAGACTTATagttgaaacaaaacagaacacTTGCAAATCTAACACACGACTTCTTCTTCTATGACCAAAACATCTCCACAATTCTCCTTGTTGTTGTACCTTAAAGAAACAAAGATTTTCAAATAATGTAAAAGAAACTTGCAAATTCAAAGAAAAAAGTTATAATAACTCATAATTCAATTATAGTTGAAAGTAAATAAACAGAACACTTAGAAATCTAACAAACTACTTCTTCTATGACCAAAACATCTTAACAACTCTCCTTCTTGTGCATCTTCCTCCCTCAACCTAACCCTAGCTCTGCAAATTGGGCAACTCGCGGCTTTGAGCAACCAAGTGTCCACACACTTCCGATGGAACACGTGTCCGCAACCAGGAAGGTTCCGACACCATTGTCCCTGTCTGAACCCATCAAGACAAACCACGCAATCGCTTCCGTGCCGTGTGGTGGGTTCGTAGAATTTAAATTGCGGAAGCTTTTTAACGAATCTTGAAGATAACCCATCCGAGGATACATGTCGGCGGTTACGTCGGCGACATCGTAGGTGGCGATGGAGAGAGGAGAGGAGGaaagggagaagaagaagagatgcgATGCCgagaaggaggaggaagagagagaaTATTGATATCATGATAACGCCTACGAGGAATAGAGAGATAATTTTCGTTTTCGCCTTTGGCGGTGGTAGTGACGCCGAGGTATACGGTGGCTCGCCGGAGACATTCGTCGGAGGCATcgcaatataaaa belongs to Brassica rapa cultivar Chiifu-401-42 chromosome A07, CAAS_Brap_v3.01, whole genome shotgun sequence and includes:
- the LOC103828376 gene encoding RING-H2 finger protein ATL56 → MPPTNVSGEPPYTSASLPPPKAKTKIISLFLVGVIMISIFSLFLLLLGIASLLLLPFLLSSLHRHLRCRRRNRRHVSSDGLSSRFVKKLPQFKFYEPTTRHGSDCVVCLDGFRQGQWCRNLPGCGHVFHRKCVDTWLLKAASCPICRARVRLREEDAQEGELLRCFGHRRSSLLDF